From a region of the Haematobia irritans isolate KBUSLIRL chromosome 4, ASM5000362v1, whole genome shotgun sequence genome:
- the LOC142235452 gene encoding uncharacterized protein LOC142235452 produces MSSGLVCINEGRATFRTAETSSAIDITLLNNMGLRPQWSVLNEKLTNSNHLPIIVELCEEVRRVCKKTNYTRVGRAMANIEVGASIETFNSNVGKIIESCTVTTRESRTAKIWWDQECIRLFRIRPAARKRYYSYRSLENLLLVEEADNEFQKYMRQKKNDNYKEYLAGLSTSVSPKEFWSKIKNIKGYGLPKMAKNSWNEDQNKEYLGFISSTSRATFGIGPDVLGNTSDSRPSMATKNLEKSLRSKNPKSAADADLITYGMILNMNDENRTRFCNMTINIWNVGNIPECWRIIKISPIPKPGKDITMVQNYRPIALFSVPLKLLESQLKEMIQTAAEERELIPHRSYAFRPHRSISNCVNDLINSIAQYKSSGQYVLGLCVDVEKAYDCVDVYKLVNILTTMNINSHITK; encoded by the coding sequence ATGAGCTCGGGTCTGGTGTGCATAAATGAGGGACGAGCCACATTTAGAACAGCAGAGACGTCATCGGCTATTGACATCACACTCTTGAACAACATGGGTCTAAGGCCTCAATGGAGCGTATTAAATGAGAAACTAACTAACAGTAACCATCTGCCAATTATAGTTGAGTTATGTGAAGAGGTAAGAAGAGTCTGTAAAAAGACGAATTACACCAGAGTTGGAAGAGCTATGGCGAACATAGAAGTAGGAGCATCAATAGAGACATTTAACTCCAATGTGGGCAAAATCATTGAATCATGCACAGTTACAACAAGAGAATCTCGAACGGCAAAGATATGGTGGGATCAGGAATGTATTCGTCTATTCCGTATTCGCCCTGCAGCTAGAAAAAGATACTACTCATATAGATCATTGGAAAATTTACTGTTGGTGGAGGAAGCAGATAACGAGTTTCAGAAGTATATgaggcagaaaaaaaatgataattatAAGGAGTATCTGGCAGGCTTATCGACATCTGTTTCACCTAAAGAGTTTTGGTCTAAGATTAAAAACATAAAAGGGTATGGACTTCCCAAGATGGCAAAAAATTCATGGAACGAAGACCAAAACAAGGAATATCTAGGGTTCATTTCGAGTACCTCAAGGGCAACTTTTGGTATTGGGCCTGACGTGTTGGGAAACACCTCAGATAGTAGACCAAGCATGGCGACCAAAAACCTCGAGAAAAGCCTGAGAAGTAAAAACCCGAAATCAGCGGCTGACGCTGATCTCATTACATATGGCATGATTTTGAATATGAATGATGAAAACAGAACTCGCTTTTGTAACATGACTATTAATATTTGGAACGTTGGCAACATCCCCGAATGCTGGAGAATAATTAAGATATCACCCATACCCAAACCAGGGAAAGATATCACAATGGTacaaaactatagaccgatagccCTCTTTTCAGTGCCTCTCAAGTTGTTAGAGAGTCAATTAAAAGAGATGATTCAAACAGCTGCTGAGGAAAGGGAACTAATCCCCCACCGGTCATATGCATTTAGGCCACACAGATCCATTTCGAACTGCGTTAATGACTTAATCAACTCCATAGCTCAATATAAGTCATCAGGTCAATACGTTCTTGGATTATGCGTCGATGTTGAAAAAGCGTATGATTGTGTAGATGTGTACAAATTAGTGAACATATTAACAACAATGAACATAAACAGTCACATAACAAAGTGA